TACATAGGAAATACTCTGGGAGCAATTGCTGGGGAGAAGGCTGGAATCTTCAAGGTTCTCCTTACAATTACATTTCCTGAAAGCATATGATGACTGGCAATATGTTTGACAGAACTTACACTCACTTCCATTACTGtgtccatttttatttttctttcacttcAGCCTGGGGTTCCTGCCTTGACTGTGCCCCAACCTGATGAAGCAATGTGTGTACTGGAAGAGAAGGCTTCTGAGTTGAATGTAGGTTGCAAGATGTTACCCTTCATTGATTTAGTTTCCCATGGTTCCATATTAAAAGTTTGATATGTTTAAGCGATAAGTGTCCTCGGCTGCTTAAGTCTCAACTTGCGTTGTTTTGCAAACCTACTGATACTGTTTAATAGAATTGTTTATCAGAAGTCCTAGGATTCTAAATTTAGGTTCATTAATGACTGCAAAGTTGCTAAGTCATAATTACCATGTTGGAAGGAACTTGAGGCCTTTCTGTAATTGAGAGATGCCGTTCTTGTACTAGGGTTTGGCCATATTCTAAGGATTTATGTAACATCTTTTGCTACAATATCAAGGAAACAATATCCTCAACCGTTTAAGGAGTTAAACTGTGACAAGTCAAATTTAGCTGTTTTTAATTCATTATTGAATCTGTTACTTTGTTTTGAGCCAAATGGAAAACAACAGTACACCTCCTTCAATGAGCTTAGAAAATCATGCTGGTTCCAGGTACCTCTTCAACTGGTACGACCTTTGGATGCCAATTTGCTGAATGGCTTCAAACTTGGGCTTGAAGGGGAGCACCAATATGTTAATGCTGGTCTCGCTATTGCACTGTCCTCTACGTGGCTTCAGAGGACAGGTCATCTTGAAGTCCCATACCCAGAACATACTGTAAGTTCTATGAGTGATCAgttcttcttttcattcttGATTTTAATGTTGAttgatttatataattattcgGATGGAATAGACCTCTCTGCCAGAGCAGTTCATAAAAGGACTAACTGCTACAGTCAGTTTACAAGGACGGGCTCAAATTGTCCCCGATAACAATGAAAGCCCTGAAGATCTTGTGTTCTATTTGGATGGTGCCCATAGCCCAGAAAGCATGGAAATATGCGCAAGATGGTTTTCTCTTTCCATTAAGGGTGACTCCCAGGAAAAAATCTTGAGTTGTCAGCCACTGGATGCTTCCAGATCATCACATGATTTGGTACAGAGGAAACCTGATGGAAAATCCAGGAAGAATTCAACACAGGTAGAGCACAAAACTCTTGATCATCACTTAGTCGATGGGCATTCAATTCCTTTTTTTGCTAGGTATTTGTATCCACTTTCTTGCTCAATTTTGTGCTTTATAGGGTGCATGATGATTTTATGATTGGATCAGGAGACTTCATCATGTAtcgaaattttcaatttatatttggttTAGAATTAATAGCCTTGCATCCTGAGTTGACATGAACACTGGGaagatcaatttttttttataaatagtcaaatgtgtttttttatattatagtATTAAAAATTAAGCCTTGGAGatgcttcattttcttcttgctaTTACTGAGAAAAATTCTTGAAAAATACTTGCAGATACTGCTGTTTAATTGTATGTCAGTGAGGGATCCTCAGTTGCTTCTTCCGAACCTGATGAAAACATGTGCTAGTCATGGTGAGCATCAAGAAGCATTATTTGATGCGATTTCCTCAATTTTTGTAGATAAATATTACCATCCAGTAAACATTAAAGATCTAAAATGAATTTATAGATTAAGAATTATTAGTACGTAAAAATGATAAAGTGCATGGAATTTAGATCTGCAATGAGTTTATTGGTGATGAACTTAGAGTATGGATAATTTTACTCTTGATTGGTGTCAGAACCTTAATTGTTGATTGGATTTTCAATCAAGTTTCTGTAAATGCAGTTTCTATTTTCAAAGGAATTTATGGCAATTTGGTTGATATCTTAGGTGTCTACTTCAAGAAGGCTCTATTTGTACCAAACACATCAGTGTATAACAAGGTGGGTTCGCATTCCTTACCTGCGACTGATTCTCAAGTTGATTTGTCATGGCAGTTCGCGCTTCAAAGAGTTTGGGAAAACCTAATGCTGGGTGACAAAGGTAAGTGAGTTATAACATAAAATGTCAATTAAGTTATTCTCTTCTACCTTGGTTTTCAATCAAAATGTACATGGATCATAATTCTGGGGTGCACTGAAGGTTCTTTGTATTTCTCATTCTGAagtgtttctcttttttaacttTAGCAGGAGGTGATGAGAAGAGCACAGGCGCTGTTTTTGAAGAACTAACAGATGATACGGAAATGGCTGTCAGAAGTTGTGAAAATAGTGCAGTCTTCCCCTCTCTCCCGTCAGCTATAAAATGGCTCAGGGACAGTGTCCGAAAAAGTCAGTCTGTTCGTTTTCAGGTAATGCTCtgcatttgttttttatgatcatataagatttttggtGACCTTGAAATGTATAAATCTTACTCCTGCTTCCCGAATTCAAATATTTCTGGTGTACTTATCAGGTCCTCGTAACTGGTTCTTTACATCTCATCGGTGATGTGTTGAAATTAATCAAGAAGTGAGGCGTAGTACCAAGCTGAAGCCCCCTATTTGCACGTCCTTCTAACTGCAACATGTTCTggtattcatcaagtcatgggGAAAAGCCGTGGGACCATTCTAACTCCACCGTGGTTAAATGCTGACGGGCTTCTATTCTTCTATTCTACTACATGCTGTGTGTTCTGAAATGCTGCAGATTCAAGTTGGGTGCGTACAGTTGAATCAAAGAATAGTGACTTAAATTTACGCGGCATTTTGTTTGAGAGGGGCTATTTCCACGCCCTTATATCGGTTAAACCCCACCACCTTATTACGGTCATTCACTTTTCAATTCTTTGTCGACAGATTTCTTGAATAAAAGACAATAAGTCTGCAAATTCAATGTTGTTCTTTAGAAGCAAATCATTTTAACTATACACCCCTTAGAATGCTCTCATAACGTACAACAAATTCCCAAACCATGAATGCAAGTGGTTCCCAAATATCTGTTGCAAATGTTTGAAAACCTCCATAAAATGACTGAAAACAGGGTAAACAAGGTCAATGTTGCAGCACTCGATTGTAAGTTGGGACTATGATCCTGTACATGTTTCGACTCCAATATGATCCTGCACTCATATCTAAGAGATTTTGTGGGCGAGCACGGAGTTCAAAGAGA
Above is a window of Prunus persica cultivar Lovell chromosome G2, Prunus_persica_NCBIv2, whole genome shotgun sequence DNA encoding:
- the LOC18785368 gene encoding folylpolyglutamate synthase isoform X1, with the protein product MGEGGDGSSKPTPYEEALDALSSLITKRSRADTSNNGDCFELLSDYLKILELDEPISQLKIIHVAGTKGKGSTCTFTESILRHCGFRTGLFTSPHLIDVRERFRLDGVDISEEKFLAYFWWCFERLKEKASDGIPMPSYFRFLALLAFKIFAAEEVDVAILEVGLGGKYDATNVVKAPVVCGVSSLGYDHMEILGNTLGAIAGEKAGIFKPGVPALTVPQPDEAMCVLEEKASELNVPLQLVRPLDANLLNGFKLGLEGEHQYVNAGLAIALSSTWLQRTGHLEVPYPEHTTSLPEQFIKGLTATVSLQGRAQIVPDNNESPEDLVFYLDGAHSPESMEICARWFSLSIKGDSQEKILSCQPLDASRSSHDLVQRKPDGKSRKNSTQILLFNCMSVRDPQLLLPNLMKTCASHGVYFKKALFVPNTSVYNKVGSHSLPATDSQVDLSWQFALQRVWENLMLGDKAGGDEKSTGAVFEELTDDTEMAVRSCENSAVFPSLPSAIKWLRDSVRKSQSVRFQVLVTGSLHLIGDVLKLIKK
- the LOC18785368 gene encoding folylpolyglutamate synthase isoform X2, whose translation is MGEGGDGSSKPTPYEEALDALSSLITKRSRADTSNNGDCFELLSDYLKILELDEPISQLKIIHVAGTKGKGSTCTFTESILRHCGFRTGLFTSPHLIDVRERFRLDGVDISEEKFLAYFWWCFERLKEKASDGIPMPSYFRFLALLAFKIFAAEEVDVAILEVGLGGKYDATNVVKAPVVCGVSSLGYDHMEILGNTLGAIAGEKAGIFKPGVPALTVPQPDEAMCVLEEKASELNVPLQLVRPLDANLLNGFKLGLEGEHQYVNAGLAIALSSTWLQRTGHLEVPYPEHTTSLPEQFIKGLTATVSLQGRAQIVPDNNESPEDLVFYLDGAHSPESMEICARWFSLSIKGDSQEKILSCQPLDASRSSHDLVQRKPDGKSRKNSTQILLFNCMSVRDPQLLLPNLMKTCASHGVYFKKALFVPNTSVYNKVGSHSLPATDSQVDLSWQFALQRVWENLMLGDKGGDEKSTGAVFEELTDDTEMAVRSCENSAVFPSLPSAIKWLRDSVRKSQSVRFQVLVTGSLHLIGDVLKLIKK